The stretch of DNA AGAAAAATGATACAGGACTACTAAGTCAAGACCAAAATAAGTCAAGTCAAAAAAGTAATACTTCTCGTTGTTGTTAGGGAAATTGAAAAATGTCGAACTCTCAAAAGAAGCCTAGAGAAAAATTAGAATTGCTGTTTCAACCCTATGAATCTAGTCTTGACTATGATTTAGTTAGGTTCATTAAACATCATTCTTACTATTCATCTAAAGAAATTGCTTTATCAGCTTTAAAAGCCTTCTGGCTCCCTCTTGCCGCTCGTTCCTCCAATCGTTATAACCCTTCAGAGATTCTCGAAATTACCTTACACTCTCTTTACATCTTGAAAAAACAATTAGATTTCTTATCTATTGAGATGAATTGCTGTTTAGGCGAACCGATTGGGTTGACAACTGAGCATCAGCCACCTAAAAAATCTGTTGGTCAATTAAATACCGATTCATCCAAAATCTCTGAAAATTTAGATGAAGATGAGATTTGGGATTTTTCTAATAGTGGGACGGAGTATTCTCAACAAGGATTATGGTAAAAGAGAGATACGCGGTAAGGGACAAGAGCTTAACTTTTTTTAAGATTTATTGCTCAGTCGAGTGTACCAGTTAAACTGTCCTCTGTGTGGTCTAGGGAAGAGCCAACGAGATTTCAAGCTTTTCAGACTTTTTCAAAGAGAAGGGTTTAATGGGTACAGTCATTAATAAATTCGCGCTCAGGGCTTTTCTGCACGGATACTACTTTCAACTCCTACACCACAGGCAGTTTAAATAATATTGTGAGAAAAGCGCATAGGGCAGGAATATTCGCCTCCCACAGTATAACTAACTCACCTTCCGTACCAGTTCAAACTCGCCACGGCCAATCTGCTCGATTAGTTCAGAAAGGCTTAAATTATATTGTTCAGCCAGTTTTAGCACTCCCTGCTTTCCAGTAGGAGTTAAAGCAGTATTTATCCTTGCTGTCTTTGGTTCGTCGTGAATTTGCGGAATGTTCGGACGCAAATTTTTTAAACTTCGTGGGTTCATAACCCGCCCTTGGTTACTCATGTCTCTTTTGCTTCCCCTGGTTTTTTCTTTATTATCTAATATAATTTCAGATCCAATTTCGTCACTATTGTTGTATAGTGAAAATACTCCTTAAAGATCCGAATCTCAGAGTGTTCAACTAGATTGATGAATGTCTCTGAGAGCCACCAATATAAAGAGGTTAAGTCAGTTGTATCAAATTTCATCTACTGAAAGCAAGCCAAGCGCCCTTATCGTCTGACCTTTAATCAGCTTTTCGGCTTTTCAGTCAAAAAAAAGCTGGGGCTGCGATGCCCTAGCAAAAATTCACAAAATAAAAAAAAATGATTACTCAAAAAATAACGCAAAATTTCAAACTTGTCTGTAGTGATCGCCTGAAACAGTTAATAGACCGTTGGGATATATCACTATTTTACAACAAAACAGGCAAATCCCATCCCAATCTGAAAGAGATTTGTGGAATCTATAACTCATTAATTATCTGGTTAGGGGGTGTGGCATGGTAGCAGCAACAATTCATTCTACTTGGTCAGAAGTCAAAAAATCCAATCCCTGCCCCCTATGTGGCAAAACTAAATGGTGTTCAGTGTCAGATAACGGTGAAGGGGTTTTATGCCGCCACACAGACCCGGGTTTACAACCCCCTGACTGGAAACACATTAAAAATTCTGTCGACGGCTATCCTATTTACGTCCTTGACAAAGGTCGGGAGTTTTTTAACCCTAACAGGAAATTTATACGCAAACCCAAAAAAACCAAGGCGAGTTCACCCCCCAATCTTCCTGTCGAGATCTATTTTGAAGAGATCTCCCTGGCTATAATCCCAGAAAAACCGACAGATTGCCCCGTCACCAACCTAAAACCGTCGATTCCCGATTGGTTAATTAAAAAAGGCATTCCTCAAAATGCGACGGAAACCCGTTACTATTACTCAAAAACCCAATGGGTTAGTCGATTCGAGTGGGTTGACCCAAATAAACCTTCTGGATACGACAAAACCATACGCCCCGTACATATTCAACCGGATGGCACAACTTTATGGACTAAGGGCGACGGGTCATGGAATCCTTACAAACTCAACGAGGCGATCGCCTACGGTAAGGGGAAATGGGTTTTAGGGGTTGAGGGAGAACCCTGTGTTGAAACCGCCCGTTCCTTAAAACTCGCTGCTATTACTTGGCAAGGCGGTTCTTGGACAGAAAAAGAAATAAGATCTGCACTCAATAAACTCAAGGCATCTGGAATTACAGGCTTGATTTATTGGCCAGATAATGATAGCACTGGAGGAAAAAAAGCCCAACTTATACTCGATACAGCTTCTTCTCTTCAATTTCCAGTTCTCATCCTTAACCCCCTAGACATTTGGGAAGAAATGCCCGATAAAGGAGATATAGCCGATTGGGTCGAATCGCTCGAATGGGGAGAAGGGAAAGGAATGAATTCACCGGAGTTTATTAAGCGATTAGAATTAGCCATTCACAGAGCCGTCGAAAACCGGCAAAACCAGCCTTCATCTTCTGATGACAACAGCTTTTCTCCACAGACAACACCCCCAAAACAGAATCGGATCGCGGCTGAAGTCGCCGAGCAGTACGCTAATAAATTCCGTTACAACAATGAATGTAATACCTGGATGGAGTATCAAGAAGAGGCTTCGAGCTTTGGCTCTTGGATTCCTGTCAGTAATTTACATATCCAAACACAAATTTACAATATTTTACAGGCTCGTGACTATGAATTCAATTCATCCTATCTCAACGGGATTGAGGAACTTTTGAGAAAAGCCCTGTATATAAAGGAATGGCCAAAAGCTCCCAATTTACTGCCCTTCTCTGACTGTGTTTTAGAGCTATCGACCGGAAAAACCAGAGAGCATAGCCCTAATAACTGGTTAACTTGGGTTTTGCCTCGTCCTTATAACTCACTCGAAAAATCTTGGATTAAAATTGATAACTGGTTAACCGAAGCCACTCTTGGGAACGCTACCCATAAACAAATTTTACTGTGTTATGCGGCGGCGGTCTTAAGACGACGGGCAGATCTCCAGAAATTTTTACATCTAATTGGCACCGGTGGCAGTGGGAAAAGTACCTTTATGAATCTGTTAGTAGCACTCGTTGGGCAGCAAAATACTATTTCACTCGATTTTAATAGCTTGAATGAAAAGGATGCCGTAGCTGAGGCGTTTGGGAAAGTTTTGGCGATTTTTCCAGATCAAGATAGTGCCGGTAAAAATATCTCCAACTTTAAGAAAATAACCGGACAAGACTTGTTAAGAGGTCGGCGGCTCTACAAAGACGGGTTTAACTTCCGCTTTGAGGGACTGTGTGCGGTGTCGAGCAATCATCCTATTTTTCATTCAGGATCTGGGCGCTGGTTGACACGACGGGTTTTAATGGTTCCCTTTGAGTTGGCCGTCCCCGATGGAAAAGTCAGAAACTTAGAGAAAGAATTTGAACCCGAATTATCAGCTTTTACGAGCTATCTACTCTCTATCCCTGAAAGTGAGATAGAAGCGACATTAAAAGGATTAAACAAAAAGCAGGTCGTCTCTTCAACCTTATGGTCTTCTCAAATCAGATCTGACGGATTGGCCAGTTGGGTAAATGACGAGATAATTTTTGATTCGACTGCGAGAACGCAGATCGGGAGCAATGCTAAAGAGTGGGGTGAAGATGATTATGATGCGGCTTCTTCAACTCTATTTGGCTCTTACTGCCGGCATATCAGACGCTCTGGACGGCAACCGTTAACTAAAGATAATTTTTCAGCTAATTTAATCGAGTTACTCAAAGGAACTCTCAAAAGGGACGTTGAGAAAATTAAAACGAATCAAGGACGCTTTTTAACTGGGGTGCGGTTAAGAACTGCCCTTGATTTTAATATCCCCATGTTAGATGAATTCCTGGAAAAAATTGAGAGTGACGACCCGGGTGACGACCCGGGTGACGACCCGGGTGACGACCTCAAAGCTTTGCCCGGTAAGGAAAGTGACGACCGTGACGACCTAACTACTAACCTTGAGGCAAAAGAAAATTTATTGATTGAGACAGAAGAAAATGACCCCCAAAAAATTGATATTGAATCTCCTCCTCCTAACCCCCCATCTCGGAGGACAAATAATAAGAGTGATGTGGAGAGTGAGGTCGTCACGGTCGTCACAAACCAGTCAGAGCAAGGAGTAGAGGTGGCCACCCTCGCCGTCACCGAGGTCGTCACAGGGGTCGTCACCCAATCAGAACCAGTTTCTCTTGATAATAATGGGGATACAACCTCGACCGTAATTAAAGCCAATCACAAGCGTGACGGCAATTCTTCAAGTGAGACAGACACACAAGTAAATTATAATGCGCCTTCTATTGATTGGGTTCGCTATCGAGGTGAGGTTTATACCGTTAGTTATACTAATGGGGAGCAACTTTTCTTAAGAAAATCTGGAAGCCCGAAAATAGTCCATAAAGTTCACTTATCGAGTGTCGAAATCGGAGGCTATAAGAGTTAAGTGTGTGTGTGCGGGTAGATCTGATGTTTTTTTTGTGACATCTAAATGAACCCTCGCTCTTAAGAGTGCTTTAGTTATGACTTGTAGTAGAGATCGCTTTCTCTGAGAGGCATCAATATAGATTTTGGGTTTCCTCTTTCTGTCTCAGTTAAACTGTCGTCGTTCAACAAGGGCGATCGCGCAGCGTCACGAAGGGATCGCCCTCTCCGAGAACGGAAGCTCTCGGAGAGGGGTGAGGATTGTTTCTTAGTCTCAATGTGGTTTAATAGGTCTTTAGAAATATAGTTTTAAAGAGTAAATGACTTAAAAGTGAGCAAACGGGTTGAGAAAAATGATTTAAAACTTTCATCTCCTGTTCCCCTTTCAATTCATCCGGCAGCCGTCTATTTAAGTTCAATTAGTCCAGGGTCTGTGGCGACGATGCGCTCCTCGTTGAATGTGATTGCTTCCCTTTTAACGGAGGGGGAGTGTGATGCGATGACTTTAAATTGGGCCCGGTTACGGTATCAGCATACCGCCGCGATAAGGGCAATCTTTAAAGAGCGCTATTGTGCCACGACGGCCAACAAAATGCTGTGTGCCTTAAAAAGGGTGTTAGCTGAAGCGGTGCGATTGGATTTGATGGAGGCGACTGATTATGCTAAAGCGGTAGATTTCCCTAAAATCAAGGGGAAGAAGAAACTGAGAGGTCGGGCTTTGAGTGGGGATGAGATTTCTGCTTTAATAGAGGTTTGCCGGCAGGACGAGTCCCCATTAGGGGTTAGGGATGCGGCAATAATAGCGATTTTACGGGGGACGGGGCTAAGACGGGCTGAGTTAGCCGCTTTAGAGTTAAGGGATTTTATCGCTGATGGGGGAGTTTTAGAGGTTAGGGAAGGTAAGGGGGATAAGGATAGGACTGTTTATTTGCCCCATAATGTTATTTCTTATGTCAATGACTGGATAGCGGTTAGGGGGGATGCGCCTGGGGCGTTGTTATGTCCAATTCGCAAAGGGGGACGAATCGAAGGGCGACATCTTCACCCTGACGCGGTGTTGAAGATTGTGAAGAAACGGGCGACCCAAGCCGGGGTTGAATCTTTTTCGCCTCATGATTTTAGGCGGACGTTTTGTTCAGATTTGTTAGACGCGGGGGTGGATATTGTGACGGTGCAAAAGTTAGCGGGTCATGCGTCGCCAGAAACGACGGCTAAATATGATAGGCGGGGTGAGGAGACGAAACGAAAAGCGGTGCAGATGTTGTCTATTTAAGGGGAGGGGTCCAAAATTTTTGATTAGGGGAGGATTAGTGAATGCACCCAGCCTGGGCAGGTGCTGGTGGAAATTGGCCAGCCATTGATGAGGTTTTTGACCCAAGAGTTGTCCAACAACAAGATAAATTAGCTTGTGGGGCGGCTTGTGGAGAAATGCTATTGAGAGATTGTGGGATTAATATTACCCAAGGGGCAATTATAGACCAAACCGGAGTCCCCATAACTGCCGCCCTTTTAGCGGAGGTAATGAATAGTTTTGAGCCGGGTAACAAGCGGTCATGGGCAGGGGGTCTTTTAGAAATTCCAGGGGCAACTAGAGCAGATGTAATGGAAGTTTTAAATACAACGGGGTCATGGATCGCTATGTTGTGGGAAACAGGGGCTAAAATAGGACACATGGTGATTGTCGATGGGGTTGATTTGCTCGAATATGTCTTGATTCGTGACCCCTGGCAAGGAACAAGATACAAGTTGAGAAAAGAAGATTTTCTTCAATATTGGAGTGATTATGGAGTTTATCGAAGAAGATGAAAGTTCAAGTTAAAGAAATTGTACCTAGCCAAACCCCTTGGCATAGTCAATTTGACCCCAATCAAGAAATCGGTACATTTGATGTCAAAGTAGAAATTGGGAATTTTCAACATCAATTTAAACTGGCTGTAGATATAGATCTAATTGGGGAACGTCAAATTCAAATTGTCAGAACTGATGACGAGTTTGAGGAAATTTTCAAATTTGACCTCCAGTTTCATAGAGACATCTGTAAATTAGTCTCTTCTGTCTATAATCATCAACCCGTCCAATTACCAACCAACTTAGGAGAGTTGGAAAAAGCAGAAAGTCTTATTGGTTAACACATTTACTTATTTCTTTATTTACGAATTAAAAGAGGCAGGAGAACTTTCGCTATGGCGAAGACCCTTGATGAAATGATGAAACAGCTTCCTAGCTCCCGTCGAAGCAAAATTGAAGCGAGAGCTAAAGAGCTTATTAATGAACAGATGACGCACTCGTCAGCACCCCGCACTCTCTGTTGCGGGGCTAGGTTACACCTCACTGCGTGTGTATACCCCAAGCTTTTAGTTAGCTGACCCGCCGAGCGTGACGGGACGTTACCTCGACGCTCGGCCAACCGACAGCAGTAGTCTGTATTTGCCGGATTAGAGCGCTCCGCGCCTGTCAAAAAGCTGTAAACAGGTTTGTTTAACAATCTAAGTTTTTTCCCATATTGGATTGAAATAACAGTCTGAGCGTTTTCTATTTGTTTAAGCTAAACTCAAATTGTCCAGTACAGTATAGGACACATAACAAAACACTCTTTAAAAGTAATAACGATCTGCTCCGCAGAGCCGCCTACCGGGACGTTGGTTGGAAAGTGTTAACCTATAGTCAACCGCTTCTTTTTGGAGGACAGTACCATTTGAACCTTAAAAAATCAAAAAGTGTGGTAGTTTAATTATTATCATCCCTTCTTTTTTTAGAATTCCAAAGATAATTGTTTTCCATGTTCGTTCAAACCGCGAGCTTCAGCTAATTTTTTTAACAAAATATCTACAATATAGTCAATTTGAGAATCTTTGTCTTTGTTTTTGTTATATTCTAGTCCTCCTACACGGCTGGTTTCATCAAACCAATTTGGTGGCGCATCGCTAAACCAAATAGGAATAATGCTTGATTGGCCGAACCTACTTTTAAATTGCTCGGATTCAAATTTTGTCCAAATGCGCTTTGGATATTCTTGACCTAGAAGAACAATTACAAATTGAGCTTCAGTTCGATAAATCGGAGCGAGATATTCTTCAACGTTCTCAGCTAATATACGATGTTGTTCATTTTTATCATAGAAAACTGCTATTTCAGCATCTGATAATTTGTTCGCAATTGCTTCTGCAATATCCCTTTCGGGACCAGCAAAAGAGAGTGCGAAGTCATAACAACATTTAAAATATGTACTCAAAAAACCTACTTGCTGTGCAAATTTACTCCAAAGAATATTTTTTAAAAAGTAGACAAATTTGGGATCTTCAACGCTTAAAATGCGTGTGTTTGAATCATAGTGTAAAACCTCAGCAAACATTTCCTCATTCTTCGCTAGAAAGTTAGCCAAAAGATTTTTTTCAACAACTTGCCCTACACTGGCTTTGTGATCTGGATGTAGAGAAAGAGCTTGTTCTAAATTAAGAGACCAATCATTACTTTCTGACAACCAATGTAATATTTGAAGGTATGGGGCACGACCTTCTCGACGCAATCTCGGCCCTGTTGCAAATTTGCGAGCTATCCCCAAAAAAGTTCGTGACAACTCCTCTAATACCCGCTCTTTAACAACCTCAAAACTAACAGTAAGGGTTTTCTCAACCTCACTCTTTTCTGTTACCTGGCTATCTAAACAGGTGTGGTGGCATAGCAACTGAGCTAAGTGAAAACTTCCATGTACATTCTGGGCAATTTCTTCCTTAATGTTAATATTTATTCTTAAAGCTTGCTCTCCCTTATGAATTAATTCTAAGATGCGTTCTTCAGGATTTGATTCAAATCGTATAATATCCATACGATTAGTTAAATCTTTAGCAAATTCAATAAGTGAATTCCCTGCTTTATTTATTCCAACTAGAACTAATTTGCTTTTTTCATCTTCTTCATCAGCCAAAGTTTTCATTAAATCAGCAATTATTTGTTTTGTCGCTTCATCTAATCGATGGAAATCATCAATAATGACTAGACCAATCTTTCCCATTTCAGGTAATTCAGTAATCAAGGCACGGTCATCATTTTTTCTAGCCGATAGCTTTACGGTTTTTGTTTTCAATCCTAATTCCACTATGGCGTTTGATACGCTAGTCGTTTTCCCGATACCAGAAGGACCCTCTATCACCAGTCCTCTACCAGGTGTGCGTAGGGAAACGAGCAATTTCTGGTACTCAACTGGTTTAACAAATGTATATGTAGGTAAACCAGAAAGCTTATAAACATCCTCAAGATAAGGTTTCATTAGCTAGAGTATTTTTGCTAGACTTTCAGTTGCCAATGAGAAACTCTTCAGTATTAAACATTTTACAGCAATTTTCCGATAAAAAAAATACGACGATCTGTAGGGACATAGCATTGCAAGATCTCTATCCATATAGAATATTTCAAACTTAAAGAAAAAAATAGGTTAATTTGGAGTATCAGCCGATAGAGGGGGCGCTCACTATTGCTTATGTAGCTATACACCCAAAAAAAGTAAATCTTTCGATTCTCTACGAAGCACCGAAGTGTCTCCAGTGGTGATCGCTTCGGGACGAAAAACCTTGGAAATACTGGTTACAGGGAATGAAGCCGAAAGATCTCAATTTCGAGGGCAAGTAGTAGTAATAAAGACAAAGATTTGTCCTGTACAGTACAGGACAATTATCTTTACTCTCCGAACAGAGTTGCTATTAGGCTTTTATTGAGCTAAACTCTAATTGTCCAGGACAGTACAGGACAATTAATAGGACATGACAGAAGTTGACCAAATCCCCTTATCGACCCTACCTTCGCGCTACGACATCGCCCGTTCTGCCCTCTACACTCGCCTCAAGGACTTGAAGATTGAACCAATTAAGCAGGGTAAAAAGGCTTACGTCAATAGTGAACACCTTCAGTTATTGGATGAGCTACACGAACATATAAGCAAAGGTGGGACGACTAACGAGTTTCTAAAGCAGAGAGCTAACTTTAGTACAGGACTGTCTAGGACAAATGAGAGGACAAAAACAAAAAGTGAATTGGTTATTGACAGTACAGGACAAATCACGATACAACCATCAGGTACGTTGTCTGTAGTCGAAGCTATTGTTAACCGATTGTTACCGGCTACGGGTAATAGATTGGCTTACCTGCGGGAATTAGAAGAAGCTTATGAGAAAGGATGGTTATTGAGTACCTCCGAAGTGGCTGATTTATTGGGATTATCGCCTAAAACAGTGCGGGAGTATGGTAAAAAGTTTACTGATGCAGGGTTTGTGTTTACTAGGGCGGGAACTCGCAAAGGTGGGGAGA from Gloeothece citriformis PCC 7424 encodes:
- a CDS encoding TIR domain-containing protein — encoded protein: MKPYLEDVYKLSGLPTYTFVKPVEYQKLLVSLRTPGRGLVIEGPSGIGKTTSVSNAIVELGLKTKTVKLSARKNDDRALITELPEMGKIGLVIIDDFHRLDEATKQIIADLMKTLADEEDEKSKLVLVGINKAGNSLIEFAKDLTNRMDIIRFESNPEERILELIHKGEQALRININIKEEIAQNVHGSFHLAQLLCHHTCLDSQVTEKSEVEKTLTVSFEVVKERVLEELSRTFLGIARKFATGPRLRREGRAPYLQILHWLSESNDWSLNLEQALSLHPDHKASVGQVVEKNLLANFLAKNEEMFAEVLHYDSNTRILSVEDPKFVYFLKNILWSKFAQQVGFLSTYFKCCYDFALSFAGPERDIAEAIANKLSDAEIAVFYDKNEQHRILAENVEEYLAPIYRTEAQFVIVLLGQEYPKRIWTKFESEQFKSRFGQSSIIPIWFSDAPPNWFDETSRVGGLEYNKNKDKDSQIDYIVDILLKKLAEARGLNEHGKQLSLEF
- a CDS encoding DNA primase family protein, whose translation is MVAATIHSTWSEVKKSNPCPLCGKTKWCSVSDNGEGVLCRHTDPGLQPPDWKHIKNSVDGYPIYVLDKGREFFNPNRKFIRKPKKTKASSPPNLPVEIYFEEISLAIIPEKPTDCPVTNLKPSIPDWLIKKGIPQNATETRYYYSKTQWVSRFEWVDPNKPSGYDKTIRPVHIQPDGTTLWTKGDGSWNPYKLNEAIAYGKGKWVLGVEGEPCVETARSLKLAAITWQGGSWTEKEIRSALNKLKASGITGLIYWPDNDSTGGKKAQLILDTASSLQFPVLILNPLDIWEEMPDKGDIADWVESLEWGEGKGMNSPEFIKRLELAIHRAVENRQNQPSSSDDNSFSPQTTPPKQNRIAAEVAEQYANKFRYNNECNTWMEYQEEASSFGSWIPVSNLHIQTQIYNILQARDYEFNSSYLNGIEELLRKALYIKEWPKAPNLLPFSDCVLELSTGKTREHSPNNWLTWVLPRPYNSLEKSWIKIDNWLTEATLGNATHKQILLCYAAAVLRRRADLQKFLHLIGTGGSGKSTFMNLLVALVGQQNTISLDFNSLNEKDAVAEAFGKVLAIFPDQDSAGKNISNFKKITGQDLLRGRRLYKDGFNFRFEGLCAVSSNHPIFHSGSGRWLTRRVLMVPFELAVPDGKVRNLEKEFEPELSAFTSYLLSIPESEIEATLKGLNKKQVVSSTLWSSQIRSDGLASWVNDEIIFDSTARTQIGSNAKEWGEDDYDAASSTLFGSYCRHIRRSGRQPLTKDNFSANLIELLKGTLKRDVEKIKTNQGRFLTGVRLRTALDFNIPMLDEFLEKIESDDPGDDPGDDPGDDLKALPGKESDDRDDLTTNLEAKENLLIETEENDPQKIDIESPPPNPPSRRTNNKSDVESEVVTVVTNQSEQGVEVATLAVTEVVTGVVTQSEPVSLDNNGDTTSTVIKANHKRDGNSSSETDTQVNYNAPSIDWVRYRGEVYTVSYTNGEQLFLRKSGSPKIVHKVHLSSVEIGGYKS
- a CDS encoding tyrosine-type recombinase/integrase, translated to MSKRVEKNDLKLSSPVPLSIHPAAVYLSSISPGSVATMRSSLNVIASLLTEGECDAMTLNWARLRYQHTAAIRAIFKERYCATTANKMLCALKRVLAEAVRLDLMEATDYAKAVDFPKIKGKKKLRGRALSGDEISALIEVCRQDESPLGVRDAAIIAILRGTGLRRAELAALELRDFIADGGVLEVREGKGDKDRTVYLPHNVISYVNDWIAVRGDAPGALLCPIRKGGRIEGRHLHPDAVLKIVKKRATQAGVESFSPHDFRRTFCSDLLDAGVDIVTVQKLAGHASPETTAKYDRRGEETKRKAVQMLSI
- a CDS encoding papain-like cysteine protease family protein, encoding MHPAWAGAGGNWPAIDEVFDPRVVQQQDKLACGAACGEMLLRDCGINITQGAIIDQTGVPITAALLAEVMNSFEPGNKRSWAGGLLEIPGATRADVMEVLNTTGSWIAMLWETGAKIGHMVIVDGVDLLEYVLIRDPWQGTRYKLRKEDFLQYWSDYGVYRRR